In the Octopus bimaculoides isolate UCB-OBI-ISO-001 chromosome 18, ASM119413v2, whole genome shotgun sequence genome, one interval contains:
- the LOC128249940 gene encoding uncharacterized protein LOC128249940 isoform X2, producing the protein MRILILLSFVLLFAEAAMKNKCFKLETPRCNALYQHYLSNEDTCKDYVEFLRCIDLDDKTCKEKYKVMHACIKQALKGSSCKHKITFRASILTAVVGTLLMHT; encoded by the exons ATGAGAATCCTTATTCTACTTTCATTTGTTCTTCTCTTTG CTGAAGCAGCCATGAAGAATAAATGCTTTAAATTAGAGACGCCAAGATGCAATGCTCTGTACCAGCACTATCTGAGCAATGAAgacacatgcaa AGATTACGTTGAATTCCTTCGTTGCATTGATTTAGATGACAAAACCTGTAAGGAAAAGTATAAGGTTATGCACGCATGTATC AAACAGGCACTAAAAGGTTCCAGTTGCAAACATAAG ATTACCTTCAGAGCATCAATCCTTACTGCAGTTGTGGGTACATTATTAATGCATACCTAA